From Scomber scombrus chromosome 6, fScoSco1.1, whole genome shotgun sequence, the proteins below share one genomic window:
- the LOC133981574 gene encoding fibroblast growth factor 23-like, which translates to MQPAFFSLFLIAVHVSVPVDCKPRLQDPRQLLQHQQSSLNTGAHADTSAGMGHFYLELSGSMRKGIHRDFLVILPIRTDTSNFVSIFDLRRKRFLCMDIEGELYISRQKDREDCLFQRIWLDLANHRNVFYSTSGGQILKLVGAELQVVYQEQPEPTSAHLLERFLGPLVKRQRRSDEVNPSDPLRSQSRPTHSIKHRKDANHRHHEQDQAGAVSKETITSCDDPLRVLQPNGPESPVKTNIADRAQQN; encoded by the exons ATGCAACCAGCTTTCTTCTCACTTTTCCTGATTGCTGTACATGTGTCTGTACCGGTGGATTGTAAACCGAGGCTCCAGGATCCACGACAGCTACTACAACATCAGCAGAGCAGCCTTAACACAGGAGCACATGCAGATACATCAGCCGGTATGGGACATTTCTATCTGGAGCTAAGCGGGTCAATGAGAAAAGGCATTCACCGTGACTTTCTGG TTATTTTGCCAATAAGAACAGATACAAGCAACTTTGTGTCAATATTTGACTTGAGAAGAAAACGCTTTCTCTGCATGGACATAGAGGGAGAGCTGTACATCTCT agacaaaaagacagagaagactGCCTTTTCCAGCGCATTTGGTTAGATTTGGCGAACCACCGCAATGTGTTTTACTCTACAAGTGGGGGCCAAATACTCAAACTGGTGGGAGCTGAGCTGCAAGTTGTTTACCAGGAGCAGCCTGAACCCACCTCAGCCCACCTGCTGGAGAGGTTCCTGGGTCCTTTGgtaaagagacagaggaggagtgaCGAGGTGAACCCCTCTGACCCATTAAGATCACAGTCACGTCCCACACATTCTATCAAACATCGCAAGGATGCAAATCATAGACACCATGAACAGGACCAGGCCGGCGCTGTGTCCAAAGAGACCATCACCTCCTGTGACGACCCCTTGAGGGTCTTACAGCCCAACGGGCCTGAAAGTCCCGTCAAGACCAATATTGCAGACCGGGCGCAACAGAACTAA
- the tigara gene encoding probable fructose-2,6-bisphosphatase TIGAR A codes for MRRVSYFVPHLHSMTELTFGITFVRHGETQYNRDGVLQGQTIDSDLSEIGLQQAEAAGRYLKDVKFHNVFVSSMLRARQTAEMILKHNSSCSGLPMTCDPLLKEVNFGIAEGGRMQDMKDMAKAAGQSFPGYTPPEGETQEQVKERFKKFWEKMLQQIQSEHWLDRGEGESAVAVTPEASPVEGKADDGVKGVPVHVLVVGHGAYMWVAMHYFVEELHCPLPEGFDKTRMFSVSPNTGLCRFLLTLRKDKDTVHSSGIHCVFMHRADHIKK; via the exons ATGCGCAGGGTTAGCTACTTTGTCCCTCATCTCCACAGCATGACAGAGCTTACATTTGGGATCACATTTGTGCGACA tggGGAGACGCAGTATAATAGAGATGGCGTGCTTCAAG GCCAGACTATTGACTCAGACTTGTCAGAGATTGGGCTGCAGCAGGCCGAGGCTGCGGGACGCTACCTGAAAGATGTTAAATTCCACAACGTGTTTGTCAGCAGTATGCTGCGAGCCCGGCAG ACTGCAGAAATGATATTGAAACACAACAGCAGTTGTTCTGGTCTACCAATGACATGTGACCCTTTACTGAAAGAGGTG AACTTTGGGATTGCTGAGGGTGGGCGAATGCAGGACATGAAAGATATGGCCAAGGCAGCTGGTCAGTCATTTCCAGGCTACACCCCTCCAGAGGGAGAGACTCAGGAGCAG GTGAAGGAACGGTTCAAAAAGTTTTGGGAGAAAATGCTCCAGCAAATCCAATCCGAACATTGGCTTGACAGAGGTGAGGGTGAAAGCGCCGTAGCTGTGACACCAGAAGCATCTCCTGTGGAAGGAAAGGCGGACGATGGGGTCAAAGGTGTCCCCGTCCATGTACTGGTGGTCGGCCATGGGGCTTACATGTGGGTGGCAATGCACTACTTTGTGGAGGAGTTACATTGCCCCTTACCTGAGGGTTTTGACAAAACACGTATGTTCTCTGTAAGTCCTAACACAGGCCTCTGTCGGTTTTTACTAACCTTGAGGAAAGATAAAGACACTGTTCATTCATCAGGGATCCACTGTGTGTTCATGCACAGGGCAGACCATATTAAAAAGTAG